The following coding sequences are from one Comamonas koreensis window:
- a CDS encoding class I SAM-dependent methyltransferase → MAEAIAQAGGWIPFDDFMRMALYEPGLGYYANDRSKFGVMPEEGSDFVTAPELSPVFGELVAAQVQDAFAHTQTSEVWEFGAGTGALAEQLLSTLGPACTRYTIVDVSGSLRLRQQERLARFGDQVQWADSLPAQMQGVVVGNEVLDAMPVKLVLRQQGVWQERGVVVARADGGDIRFGWAERPTPLRPPVEPDLPLEAEYLTEIHPQGEAFVATLADRITRGAVLLIDYGFGESEYYHPQRHMGTLVCHHLHQVDSDPLVLVGLKDITAHVNFTGIAVAAQEAGMDVLGYTSQAHFLINCGLGAKLDQLEVIARSKAAKLMMEHEMGEFFKAILLSKGVAVWEPAGFVQGDRMHRL, encoded by the coding sequence ATGGCTGAGGCTATTGCCCAGGCCGGCGGTTGGATCCCGTTTGATGACTTCATGCGCATGGCGCTGTACGAGCCCGGCCTGGGCTACTACGCCAATGACCGCAGCAAGTTTGGCGTCATGCCCGAAGAGGGCAGCGACTTTGTCACCGCGCCCGAGCTCTCGCCGGTGTTTGGTGAACTGGTCGCCGCCCAGGTGCAGGATGCCTTTGCCCACACCCAGACCAGCGAGGTCTGGGAGTTTGGCGCCGGCACCGGCGCCCTGGCCGAGCAGCTGCTTTCCACCCTGGGCCCCGCCTGCACGCGCTACACGATTGTCGATGTCTCGGGCAGCCTGCGCCTGCGCCAGCAAGAGCGCCTGGCCCGCTTTGGCGACCAGGTGCAGTGGGCCGACAGCCTGCCCGCGCAGATGCAGGGGGTGGTCGTCGGCAACGAGGTGCTTGACGCCATGCCGGTCAAGCTTGTGCTGCGCCAGCAGGGTGTGTGGCAGGAGCGCGGCGTGGTGGTGGCCAGGGCCGATGGCGGCGACATCCGCTTTGGCTGGGCCGAGCGCCCGACCCCATTGCGCCCGCCGGTGGAGCCGGACCTACCGCTCGAGGCCGAGTACCTGACCGAGATCCACCCGCAGGGCGAAGCCTTTGTCGCGACGCTGGCCGACCGCATCACGCGCGGCGCGGTGCTGCTGATCGACTATGGCTTTGGCGAATCCGAGTACTACCACCCGCAGCGCCACATGGGCACCCTGGTCTGCCACCATCTGCACCAGGTCGACAGCGACCCACTGGTGCTGGTGGGGCTGAAAGACATCACCGCGCATGTGAACTTCACTGGCATTGCCGTGGCCGCGCAGGAAGCCGGCATGGATGTGCTGGGCTACACCAGCCAGGCCCATTTCCTGATCAACTGCGGCCTGGGTGCCAAGCTGGACCAGCTCGAAGTGATTGCCCGCAGCAAGGCGGCCAAGCTGATGATGGAGCATGAGATGGGCGAGTTTTTCAAGGCCATCCTGCTGAGCAAGGGCGTGGCTGTCTGGGAGCCAGCCGGCTTCGTACAGGGCGACCGCATGCACCGGCTGTAG
- a CDS encoding TauD/TfdA dioxygenase family protein: MSALFDVLTAHPFFFRRPVPDSASPVGSGAGTAQAFSLRPIQQPAGAQTRLGVEVVGLDLSRPLGPDDFARLQQAHQDHSVVVYRNQRISPAEQIAFSRRFGPLQRHVLRNYQLPGHDEILIVSNIIENGQPVGLGDAGAYWHSDLSYKPQPAMGSLLHAQELPEVGGDTLFADQVAAYEALPYTLKQQLVGLLAEHSYLLKYEALRERNAFRPALTAAQVAEVKPAVHPVVRTDPQTGRKSLFVSEHFTTRILGLPEGRSAALLAELFAHSTQPQFVYRHHWRDRDMVFWDNRAVLHLATGVPAGQRRKLYRTTIEGDVPV; the protein is encoded by the coding sequence ATGTCCGCGCTGTTCGATGTTCTGACTGCCCACCCGTTCTTCTTCCGCCGCCCGGTGCCCGACAGCGCCAGCCCGGTGGGCAGCGGCGCGGGCACCGCGCAGGCCTTCAGCCTGCGCCCCATCCAGCAGCCCGCTGGCGCCCAGACCCGCCTGGGAGTGGAGGTGGTAGGCCTGGACCTGTCCCGCCCGCTGGGCCCGGACGACTTTGCCCGGCTGCAGCAGGCGCACCAGGACCACAGCGTCGTGGTCTACCGCAACCAGCGCATCAGCCCGGCCGAGCAGATTGCCTTCAGCCGCCGCTTTGGGCCGCTGCAGCGCCATGTGCTGCGCAACTACCAGTTGCCGGGCCATGACGAGATCCTGATCGTCTCCAACATCATCGAAAACGGCCAGCCCGTGGGCTTGGGCGACGCCGGGGCCTACTGGCACTCCGACCTGTCCTACAAGCCCCAGCCTGCGATGGGGTCGCTGTTGCATGCGCAAGAGCTGCCCGAGGTCGGTGGTGACACCTTGTTTGCCGACCAGGTCGCGGCCTACGAGGCGCTGCCCTATACCCTCAAGCAGCAGCTGGTGGGCTTGCTGGCCGAACACAGCTATTTGCTCAAATATGAGGCACTGCGCGAGCGCAATGCCTTCCGCCCTGCGCTCACTGCTGCGCAGGTGGCCGAGGTCAAGCCCGCCGTACACCCGGTGGTGCGCACCGATCCGCAGACGGGCCGCAAGTCCTTGTTTGTCAGCGAGCATTTCACTACCCGCATCCTGGGCCTGCCCGAGGGCCGCTCGGCCGCGCTGCTGGCCGAGCTGTTTGCCCACAGCACCCAGCCGCAGTTTGTCTACCGCCACCACTGGCGTGACCGGGATATGGTGTTCTGGGACAACCGCGCGGTGCTGCACCTGGCCACCGGCGTGCCGGCCGGCCAGCGCCGCAAGCTCTACCGCACCACGATCGAAGGGGATGTGCCGGTATGA
- a CDS encoding ABC transporter substrate-binding protein: protein MNIRNPWALRSQPPGKQSTTSSSRPAAAAHGASLGSASKHAAAVLAATAALWGVALGGAQAAEGQLRIAQQYGIVYLLLNVAQDQQFIEKQGKAQGVDIKVSYLQFSGGPAVNDALLSGNVDIGGAGVAPLFTLWDRTKGKQNVKGVASLGNFPYYLVSNNPQVKTIADFSDKDRIATPAVGVSVQSRVLQYASAKLWGEQHYQRLDKLQVALPHPDAAAAIIKGGTEITAHFGNPPFQEVELAGNPNARIVLNSYEVLGGPASSTVLYATEKFRQESPKTYRAFLDALDESARFVQANPEQAADIFLKSGGGGKVDRNLILQIIKNPQVQFTIQPQNTVGLGQFLQRVGVIKTKPESVRDYFFDDPRISGGS from the coding sequence ATGAACATCCGCAATCCTTGGGCGCTGCGCAGCCAGCCGCCCGGCAAACAGTCCACCACATCTTCCAGTCGTCCCGCTGCCGCCGCCCATGGCGCCAGCCTCGGCTCTGCCAGCAAGCATGCGGCAGCCGTGCTGGCCGCCACCGCTGCGCTCTGGGGCGTGGCTTTAGGCGGCGCGCAGGCGGCCGAAGGCCAGCTGCGCATTGCGCAGCAGTACGGCATCGTCTATCTGCTGCTCAATGTGGCGCAGGACCAGCAGTTCATCGAAAAGCAGGGCAAGGCCCAGGGGGTGGACATCAAGGTCAGCTACCTGCAGTTCTCCGGCGGCCCGGCGGTCAACGATGCGCTGCTCTCGGGCAATGTCGATATTGGCGGCGCCGGCGTTGCGCCGCTCTTTACGCTCTGGGACCGCACCAAGGGCAAGCAGAACGTCAAGGGCGTGGCGTCGCTGGGCAACTTTCCCTACTACCTGGTCAGCAACAACCCGCAGGTCAAGACGATTGCCGACTTCAGCGACAAGGACCGCATTGCCACGCCGGCCGTCGGCGTCTCGGTGCAGTCGCGCGTGCTGCAGTATGCCTCGGCCAAGCTCTGGGGCGAGCAGCACTACCAGCGGCTTGACAAGCTGCAGGTGGCCTTGCCGCACCCCGATGCGGCAGCGGCCATCATCAAGGGCGGCACCGAGATTACCGCGCACTTTGGCAACCCGCCGTTCCAGGAGGTGGAGCTGGCTGGCAACCCCAATGCGCGCATTGTGCTCAACAGCTATGAGGTGCTGGGTGGGCCGGCCTCGTCCACCGTGCTCTACGCCACCGAGAAGTTCCGCCAGGAAAGCCCCAAGACCTACCGGGCCTTCCTCGATGCGCTCGATGAATCGGCCCGCTTTGTGCAGGCCAACCCCGAGCAGGCGGCCGATATTTTTTTGAAGAGCGGTGGCGGCGGCAAGGTCGATCGCAACCTGATCCTGCAGATCATCAAGAACCCGCAGGTGCAGTTCACGATCCAGCCGCAGAACACCGTGGGCCTGGGCCAGTTCCTGCAGCGGGTGGGGGTGATCAAGACCAAGCCCGAATCGGTGCGCGACTATTTCTTTGACGACCCGCGCATCTCCGGGGGGAGCTGA
- a CDS encoding ABC transporter ATP-binding protein yields MRWPHVFAQEGDVALSRGSWLRSAAEPYASLAEAELADRLVSRAHPIPSAAPSQTLHSQAAQAGGALLEVDQVSIDYVTDERVLRATHQVSLQVHAAERFVLLGASGCGKSTLLKAMAGFVPVSEGAIRLAGQPVEGPGPDRVMVFQEFDQLPPWKTVRENVMFPLLASRRCSKAEARERADLYLDKVGLSRFADVHPHQLSGGMKQRVAIARALAMHPQVLLMDEPFAALDALTRRRMQEELLALWDELRFTLVFVTHSIEEALVVGSRVAILSPHPGRLRAEINAHAFGLASGGSAEFEAAHQRIHRLLFDEDRAGAPTAASLDSSATTGLRRVA; encoded by the coding sequence ATGCGCTGGCCCCACGTTTTTGCGCAGGAGGGTGATGTTGCGCTGTCGCGCGGCAGTTGGCTGCGCAGCGCTGCCGAGCCCTATGCCAGCCTGGCCGAGGCCGAGCTGGCCGACCGCCTGGTCAGCCGTGCCCACCCCATCCCATCAGCGGCACCCAGCCAGACCTTGCACAGCCAGGCTGCGCAGGCGGGCGGCGCCTTGCTGGAAGTCGACCAGGTCAGCATCGACTATGTGACCGACGAGCGCGTGCTGCGTGCCACCCACCAGGTCAGCCTGCAGGTGCATGCGGCCGAGCGCTTTGTGCTGCTGGGGGCGTCTGGCTGCGGCAAATCAACCCTGCTCAAGGCCATGGCCGGTTTTGTGCCGGTCAGCGAAGGGGCGATCCGCCTGGCTGGCCAACCGGTCGAGGGCCCCGGGCCAGACCGGGTGATGGTGTTCCAGGAGTTTGACCAGCTGCCGCCTTGGAAGACGGTGCGTGAGAACGTGATGTTCCCGCTGCTGGCCTCGCGCCGCTGCAGCAAGGCCGAGGCGCGCGAGCGCGCCGACCTCTACCTGGACAAGGTGGGGCTGAGCCGCTTTGCCGATGTGCACCCGCACCAGCTATCAGGCGGCATGAAGCAGCGCGTGGCCATTGCCCGTGCGCTGGCCATGCACCCGCAGGTGCTGCTGATGGACGAGCCCTTTGCGGCCCTCGATGCGCTGACGCGCCGGCGCATGCAGGAAGAGCTGCTGGCGCTGTGGGACGAGCTGCGCTTCACGCTGGTCTTTGTCACCCATTCGATCGAGGAGGCGCTGGTCGTGGGCAGCCGCGTGGCCATTCTCTCGCCCCACCCCGGGCGCTTGCGGGCCGAGATCAACGCCCATGCCTTTGGCCTGGCGAGCGGCGGCAGCGCCGAGTTCGAGGCCGCGCACCAGCGCATCCACCGGCTACTGTTTGACGAAGACCGTGCTGGCGCGCCCACCGCCGCTAGCCTGGACAGCAGCGCAACCACTGGCTTGCGCCGCGTGGCCTGA